Proteins from a genomic interval of Zingiber officinale cultivar Zhangliang chromosome 2A, Zo_v1.1, whole genome shotgun sequence:
- the LOC122040884 gene encoding heparan-alpha-glucosaminide N-acetyltransferase-like, with protein sequence MEGSHRAGPRIAIKRAVRSTRPTRIPPHRDQIQNMAVYELIKAADEGSAASAAADPNHKALSLAVDSQRDLENGAGEGVVPPGKAESTALKRAPRLVSLDVFRGLTVALMIFVDNVGSYFPAINHSPWDGVALADFVMPLFLFIVGVALALTYKRISNKAMATQKAVLRAMKLFFVGLVVQGGYFHGLYDLTYGVDILRIRWMGILQRIAIAYLLAAISEIWLRVDQDVESGYSLVRRYRLQLLVGLALTSIYMVLLYGLYVPDWEYQIPVTGSTLRTFSVKCGMRGDTGPACNSAGMIDRRVFGIQHLHRRPVYERTEQCSINSPASGPLPPDAPSWCQAPFDPEGLLSSMMAIVTCLIGLQFGHVIIHFEDHKERIVQWMIPSFCLLALAFSLDFFGMHLNKALYTPSYTCITAGAAGVMFTGVYVLVDVYGYRKPTLAIEWLGTHALMVYILVGCNIFPLFIQGFYLREPENNILKGIGVS encoded by the exons ATGGAGGGAAGCCATCGTGCCGGTCCACGAATCGCAATAAAACGAGCGGTTCGCAGCACCCGACCCACCCGCATTCCTCCGCATCGGGATCAGATCCAGAACATGGCGGTGTACGAGCTCATCAAGGCCGCCGACGAAGGAAGcgccgcctccgccgccgccgaTCCAAACCACAAAGCCCTCTCCCTCGCCGTCGACAGTCAGAGGGACCTGGAAAACGGCGCCGGAGAAGGCGTCGTGCCGCCGGGTAAGGCCGAGTCCACGGCTCTGAAGCGCGCGCCGCGACTCGTGTCGCTCGATGTCTTCCGAGGCCTCACCGTCGCG CTCATGATCTTTGTAGACAACGTCGGTTCATATTTCCCTGCTATCAACCACTCTCCCTGGGATGGTGTAGCCCTTGCTGATTTTGTGATGCCACTTTTCTTATTTATAGTTGGAGTGGCTCTTGCATTGACTTATAAG AGAATCTCAAACAAAGCCATGGCAACCCAAAAAGCAGTACTTCGAGCAATGAAGCTCTTTTTTGTTGGTCTTGTAGTTCAAG GTGGCTATTTCCATGGTCTTTATGATTTAACATATGGAGTTGATATTTTGAGAATACGATGGATGGGTATCTTACAG AGAATAGCAATAGCATATCTGTTAGCTGCAATATCTGAAATCTGGCTTAGAGTTGATCAAGATGTGGAGTCTGGATATTCCTTGGTCCGACGATACCGATTGCAACT GTTGGTGGGTCTTGCCCTAACATCCATTTACATGGTTCTTCTTTATGGTCTATATGTTCCTGATTGGGAGTATCAGATACCTGTGACTGGCTCCACATTGAGGACCTTCTCA GTTAAATGTGGTATGAGAGGTGACACAGGACCTGCTTGCAATTCTGCTGGCATGATTGACCGCAGAGTCTTTGGCATCCAACATCTACACAGACGCCCTGTGTATGAAAGAACTGAG CAATGCAGTATAAACTCACCAGCTAGTGGTCCTCTTCCACCTGATGCTCCTTCATGGTGCCAAGCTCCTTTTGATCCTGAAGGATTACTCAG TTCTATGATGGCAATTGTCACTTGCTTGATTGGATTGCAATTTGGGCATGTCATCATACACTTTGAG GATCACAAGGAGAGGATCGTGCAGTGGATGATTCCTTCCTTTTGTCTATTAGCACTAGCCTTTTCATTGGATTTCTTTG GAATGCATCTGAACAAGGCTTTATACACGCCGAGTTACACCTGCATCACTGCTGGGGCTGCTGGGGTCATGTTTACTGGAGTATACGTGCTGGTCGACGTCTATGGCTACAGGAAGCCAACCTTGGCCATAGAATGGCTGGGGACGCATGCACTCATGGTCTACATTCTAGTAGGTTGCAACATCTTCCCTTTATTTATCCAGGGGTTCTACTTGAGGGAACCTGAGAACAATATC CTGAAGGGCATTGGTGTTTCCTAA
- the LOC122040885 gene encoding probable BOI-related E3 ubiquitin-protein ligase 2: MALQAQQLPSNFSSFPAEFGGGAAMEELLMVEELRRLLGVRDNVAVGLSDPPRSELTGNGSGTRAKRAREEEPTSSHLDGGSQFLGDASSEAAGFRSLYTSTSGRPAEAPLSQDLASLLCQQNMEIDALLRLETERMRSGLEEARKRHYGALIWGVERRAAKRLREKEAELEKARRRNAELEEWVRQASTERQAWLSVAEKSEAVAASLRASLDHVLLQNAAAAQAKEGYGDTEEEEVEDAQSTSRERYRAAFPDASRLWCRSCRREEASVLLLPCRHLCSCRDCEAEIRTCPVCGSDKNASLQVSTS, translated from the exons ATGGCGTTGCAGGCCCAGCAGCTTCCCTCCAATTTCTCCTCCTTCCCGGCGGAGTTCGGCGGCGGCGCTGCGATGGAGGAGCTGCTGATGGTGGAGGAGTTGCGCCGCCTGCTAGGCGTCCGCGACAATGTCGCCGTCGGCCTTAGCGACCCCCCGCGCAGCGAGCTCACCGGCAACGGCTCCGGCACGAGGGCGAAACGGGCGCGAGAGGAGGAGCCGACAAGTAGCCATCTCGACGGCGGCAGTCAATTCCTCGGCGACGCCTCCTCGGAAGCTGCTGGCTTCCGTAGCCTTTACACCTCCACCAGCGGCCGCCCCGCCGAAGCTCCTCTCTCGCAAGACCTTGCCTCTCTTCTCTGCCAGCAAAATATGGAGATCGACGCCCTTCTGCGTCTCGAG ACGGAACGAATGAGGAGTGGGTTGGAGGAGGCGAGGAAGAGGCATTACGGGGCCCTGATTTGGGGAGTGGAACGGAGGGCCGCGAAGCGCCTCCGGGAGAAGGAAGCGGAGCTGGAGAAGGCGCGGCGGCGGAACGCGGAGCTCGAGGAGTGGGTTCGGCAGGCGAGCACGGAGAGGCAGGCGTGGCTCAGCGTTGCCGAGAAAAGCGAGGCCGTCGCCGCCAGCCTCCGCGCCAGCCTCGACCACGTCCTGCTCCAGAACGCCGCCGCCGCGCAGGCTAAGGAAGGGTACGGCGACaccgaggaggaggaggtggaggacgCCCAGTCGACGAGCCGGGAAAGATACCGCGCAGCATTTCCGGACGCCTCCAGGCTGTGGTGCAGGTCGTGCCGGCGGGAGGAGGCCTCCGTCCTGCTGCTTCCCTGCCGCCACCTCTGCTCGTGCCGAGACTGCGAGGCCGAGATTCGCACGTGCCCCGTGTGTGGATCCGACAAGAACGCCTCGCTTCAGGTATCCACGTcgtga